Within Fusarium keratoplasticum isolate Fu6.1 chromosome 8, whole genome shotgun sequence, the genomic segment AGCCAGCCGCGTCAAGGACGGCACCGAGGTTGAGTAAGATCTGCTTCTGAAATATTCCATTGAATAAGTAAACTAGAAGATCCCAAAGACGGGTTACTACCAACTGTTCTGTCGCGAACCGTCCCTCGGACAAGCACGCCAGTCTTTGGATTGATTGCTACTTGGCCAGAGCAGAACACTAGGTTGGCTAAGCTGATAGCTTGGGAGAGGAAAGGCGGCGGGTTTGGCGCGTCTGGGGAGAAAACTGCCTTGGCGGACATGACTAAAGGAGCTTGGGGTCGAAGGAAAAGATGAAATTGGATGAAGAGACCAAAAGCCCAAATAAAGCATTGTAACTTATATCCCCGCCCGCAGAGCACATTCTTGTTCTCTCGGGCGATCCCCGACTTAGTCAACCAGCCTCTGGTCACCAGGCGCCGTCCATATCCACGTAACTAGCCGTTAGTCATTCCTGACGCCTCCATGAGCAACACTCCTCCCAAAGGCGGGGCCAATTCATGATGTTGAGAGTCGGGTCTCGCCGCTCAATGGCCCCATTTTTGGAGAATGGCTCAGTATAAACCCGCCAGAGTTGGTTGCGAGCAATTCAGAGCGTCCAGAATCCAGATCCAACTTACACACCACAAGCCTTCTCCCCTCATTTCCAAACCACTCGCCATCACAATGGTATCCAAGGACGATCAGAGACTGATCCTCTGCCTTGACGACATCAAGGCAGCAGCCGCAAAGAATCTGTCCACTACTGCAAGAGGTGAGGCCGTGTAGGACATGGCGGGTCAGTATGGATGCTGACCATTCTGCTCCGGCAGAATTCTACGATGCCGGCTCAACCGACCAGATCACGGTCAACGAGAACACGACAGCCTACTCCAAGTACCGTCTGCGACCCCGAGTCCTCGTCGACGTGTCCAAGGCCGATACGACAACCACATTGTTTGGGCAAAAGATCCCCTTCCCGCTCTGCGTGTCGCCCGCTGGCATCCAGGCCATGGCGCATCCGGACGGCGAACTCGCCACAAGCCGCGCATGTGGGAAGCGCGGAGTTCACATGGGCGTGTCTTCCTTCTCTAACTACTCCGTCGAGGATGTACGAGCCGCCGGGCTTGCCGTCGGCCCCTTGCACCACGTGATGCAGCTATACACGATGCAGGACCGCTCGGCTCAATTGCGCATCATTAGAcgcgccgagaaggccgGATGCACCGCTATCTTTCTCACGGCAGACAGTCCGGTGCTTGGCGTGAGATACAATGAGCTCCGCAACGACTTCCGGACCCCCGAAGGCCTGTCGTTGCCCATGCTTGAGCGGACATCGGAGACGATCCGCGCCCAGACTCACGACGACGGCTTTACCTCATTCAACTCGGACTCGCACTCCTGGGCCCGGGAGATCCCCTGGCTTCGAAGCGTAACTAAAATGCAGATCTGGATCAAGGGCGTCCTGACCGCCGAGGACGTGGAGCTTGCGATCCAATATGGCTGCGACGGCGTCATCGTCAGTAACCACGGAGGCAGGCAGCTCGACCAGACGCCGGCCACCATTGACGTCCTCCCGGAGTGTGTCCGGGCGGCCGATGGAAAGATCGACGTCCACATTGACGGCGGGATCCGAAACGGAACAGACATTTTCAAGGCGCTGGCTCTTGGGGCTAAGTGTGTGTGGATTGGCCGCCCGATGATATGGGGGCTGGCGGTAAGCAGCTTGCATTTATGTCAACACGTAAGAGAAAGTCGCTCACACTGGTGCTTAATTGCAGTATAATGGAGAAGCAGGTGTTACCAAGACTCTGGATATTCTCTACGCCGAGTTCAAGAGGTGCATGCAGCTCTGTGGCTGCAATAGCATCGCTGATATTACCCCTGAGTCGCTTGGGGTGGTATCGAAGGATGGGCCACTCGCAAAACTATAGATTGCGTTTCCACCTTGCGGAGGAACGGTGGATTGAGGACCAGGTATAGGCCAGGACAGGTCATTTTGGAGTAGAAGTAGCGTAATGAAACCCATTGGCAGACTGCATCTAGCACCTCGACGCCTCTGGACTTTAGAAGCCGATAAGTCAAGGTAGAAATTTTCATCCGAAATTGATAAAATAGTCAGAATGGAAGTAATCAATTTCCCTGCACAATCGTAAAGGCCAAACTTGTCACTCATCATTGACTCCCTTCCCTTGCAGCCAACCGTCGCAATGCCTCCTAGGCCCTGGAGGTAGCTTACATCCCTTGTCACACGGTCGTTGGGAGGCTCGTAAATTAATTCAATTCAATTACACTAGTGACGCATTGCAGATGCCGTTGACACACCAATCCGCGACATTCTGATAAATCTTCATAGTCTCTTGTCTCGGCAAGGTCGGGCGAGGTATCTTCGTCTGGACCTTGGGCGCAATGGCAGTTCCCATGGCTATTATATCGGCACCAGGGTCGTATAGCTCGGGGTATTGTACAAAGAGGCTGGGGTCAACCTTGAATCGCGGCACTCCATCATCTAGACCAAGGGCCCTGAAAGCCTCCCTAGCATAGTGAGGCTCAAACAGGCATTCAACGCTAGGCGcagggaggaagaaggaaagcTGGCCGTCCGTAAAGTCGCCACCTGATAGATAGTTGAGCATAATGCCTGAACCAGTATCGTCACCGTCAGTGTCCTCTGTTTCGAAGGCGCACACCAGATCCCAGACCCGGATGTAGCCCCGGCCCACTTGTCCAAGAATCAACTTATTTGCATCAACCTCGACCGCATAAGCGGTTGCGATATCGCAGATGATTTGATCTAGATAAGGATTTGCAGCGTGTAGGAGGATTAGCTTGTCTCTGATGGTCGGGAATGGACACCAGTCGATAACGGAGGGGTACTGCTCAAAGAGCTGCAGTGCCGAGGGTCTATAGCTTGCGTGGAGGCGTGAGTAGACCAGACGAGATCGGTTCATCTGCCAGAGAAGCAGATCGGCAACGTTCTCCTGGAACCTAGTGGCCGTGTACCAAGTGAGAGCCGCGGGCCGACTGAGGCTATGGAAAAGCGACAGCATAACCGTGGCAGAGAGTCGAAGGGCATCTCTAGCAATTCAACGGGTCAGCAGAGGTGCAGACTACAAAGAGGGGGGTCGGGCATCTTACGTCGTGGCTGATTTGGGCTGTAGCTTGCTGGCCTTTTGCCATTTCTTTACCAAACATGCTCTTATCATCTGCATATGATCCGAAAATGAGGAGTTGGTAGTAGCGAGCGCCCGGCTCGTCTTCTCGGCGTCAGGGCTCCGGGCTTGGAAGCTTGCAGGGCCCATCTGATAGTCGTGCGTCCATATACCCGGCAAGCCTCGAATACCCGAGACTCTCTCAAGAAGGGCCGACATTTCCAAACTCAACGACTCTGGCCCACCCGGGACCAGAACGCCGGTAGCGAGAGCATCGTGGTGATCTACCATCCCGTCGCCCACCTCGAGGTTATCTACCTGCAAGGCGTCGGGCGGGGCTGAAGGAAAGAGAACCCCGGCATCTTCTTGCGACTCTGGCCTTGACGTCTCGTTCGCGCAGCTGGCAGTTTCGGGCGACGTGGTCGGGCTGGTTTGGTCCTGAGCCGTTACTTCAGCTGTCGCCGTCGTGtcgccctcatcttccgTGTCCAAAGTCGACTTGGGCAACGAAGCCTGAGGAGTCGGAAGGCCGGTTTCCGCGCCGTGAGATACATGGCTCATCATTGAACTTGACAGCGATCTTAGGGTGATCTGGATGCGTTCGAGCTTGGCGCAGGCCGACGTGAGCTGCTCCCGTAGAGCGCGGTTGTCGCTCTCCAGCTGGGCGATCTGCCCGGTCTCGTCATTGCCTCTTATTTCTAAGCGTCTTTCCAGATCTTTGATGTAAGCGCTCTGTCGTTTCCTAAAGGCTTGCTGAGACAGCCGGTTGCGCAGCCTGTCATGTCAGCTGTGTTGGCAAACTGCAGTGCCCTGGAGAGTTGACACTTGGCTTACCTTTTCTGGGACACGGTGGATGCGTCAGCGCACGGTGCATCAGACATGATGGTATCAAGGCTTGGTAGTCCAAGGGTGCGAGGTGATGACGGCGAAAGAGGTTAGTCAGTGGCGACGATTAGAAGTGAAttgatgatgggatgggtcTCCAGGGGGCAGATGGATTTTATTTACTGAAGAGTTACTGGAACTGGGTGGCGAGGGGAAGGCAGGCGGTCTTTGCGGGGGAGGAGATAAGTAATGAGCACACAAGCAACTTGATTCGCTAACGTTTAGAGCAGTGTCCGAACACTTGGCCCAAAGCTTGCTGTGGGGAATGGAGATAGTTAACTGGCCATTGATCGGGCAGATGATGCAGATCCCTGCCACCAGGCCCAATGACCCGAACGCTCCGAATCTACAAAAGCATCATGCTCGGTCGGTTCCAAACGCTCGGCTGCCGGCACATGATCACATGAACGACGAGCCCGGTGCGGAGAATCATGGAGATGTGGAGGAGCGTTGTGGCGAGAGCTGGGCTCTTCTATAACCGGCCTCTGTCCGACGAGGCACTCCGTGTTAGTCACGGTTTGTTATGTCAGAGAGAGGGTGTGAGGTCCAGACTAGCGATATTAGTTCCGTACTGGACCTCCTGGCTTGTGACATGTCTTGTACCTTCGTCAACCCCCTCTCGTACAATGCCTCTAACAAGGGGCAAAGGGAGAGTCAAGTTCCTTTTTCATCTTCGCCGATGTCGCTGCGGCGAACCCATTCCACCGGATGAGTCGAGTTCAACTTTTTAATCCTGTGGCAACGGGCGGTATTGATGGGGTTTTGGCATTTTTAAACCGAGAGACAACTTGAGCGCCTCGAAGACAGCGTCGcatcccatctcatctcatcctaTCAGTGAAGGAACCTGGAGACGTTTTGCGTAGTCGCCGGCTGCTGGGAAACGGCACAACGCCAATCATGATCCTCTTTCAGCACGCCAACAAACTTCGACTGGGGCCTTCGAGGGCCGCCGTCGTTGCCAGAGGCTTGGCCACAATGCCCGTACAGCATACGCGGAGGATAGCAACGGCGGCTGAGCAGCCGAGGCCCCCGGAGACTATATCGTATGTTAACCTGCCTCATGTATGCTGATTCCGGGAGCGTTTCTCGTTCGCTGACAAGGAGGGCTGGCCTACAGTCCTGACATGCTGAGTACATGCCGTCCgctgcagaagctcaagtcCACCCGGCATGGTGTCGACGCGTCTTCTGATTCGAGAGCAAGCCGAATGGAGGAACAGTACGACGCGATTCCCTGTTGTTTCTTGGTCGCTCGCTAACAGTGGAACTAGGTTTATTGGACAAACGGGTGGCCAAGTTTTTTacaagatgatggagaagcacGGAGTAAAACACATCTGTATGTTGATGGAATGAGTGACCCTGGTGTAGCGGACTGTCTGACTAACCTCGATGACCTACCAGTCGGCCTCCCAACCGTGCCCGTCCTGCAGGCGCTTCGCGAAACGCCCAACCCGAGTGTCGATGTAATCCCCCCAAAACACGAACAGGGCGCCGGCCATATGGCAGAAGGCTACGCCCGGGCTTCAGGCAAGCCCGGCGTCGTCTTTGTTAATTCGGGCCACGGCATAACCAACATGATCACACCCATCCAAGACGCCCTCTCTGACGGGACGCCTATGGTTGTCTTTTTCGAGCGCGACTGGGCAATGGGGATGGACGACCCGGATGCCATCGGCATCGCCCTGGCCTGCACCAAATGGGCTGTCATGATCAAGACGATCGAAGAGTTGCCGAGACGGATAAACGAGGCCTTTGAGATCGCGACAAGCGGCCGCCCAGGTCCTGTTCTCGTCGATCTGCACAACTGCAGCCGTAGCATCGTGAAGAAGGCCATCCCTACGCGATCTTCCCTCCCTGGCATATCCGGCGCGGCATCCCGAGTCGCCCACCAGCTGACCCAGAACCATCTCGACGCGACCCTCCAAAGAGTCGCGCAGATGATCAACAGGGCCGAGAGGCCCGTCATCTACGCCGGGCAGGGTGTCATTCTCTCCGAGGGAGGCCCGGAGCTCCTACGGGACCTAGCGAAGAGATGCTCGATCCCCGTCACGACAACTCTCCAGGGCCTCGGCGCGTTTGACgagctcgacgagaaggCGCTCCATATGCTCGGGATGCACGGCACCGCGTACGCTAATATGGCTATGCAGGAAGCAGACCTCATCGTCGCCTTGGGCGCCAGGTTTGACGACCGGGTGACGATGAACATCGCTAAATTCGCGCCCAAAGCCTACGCGGCCGAGAAGAAACGACGGCAGGGCGGCATCGTTCACTTTGAAATCGTTCCCAAGAACATTAACAAGGTGATCCAAGCCACGGAAGCCGTCGAGGGAGACGCCGCCACCAACCTCGCCCGCCTGCTGCCACAGCTCGAGCCTCGCACCATGCAGAGCCGCGCGAAGTGGTTTGGCATGATCAACGTCTGGAAGAAGAAATGGCCGCTCTCTGACTACGAGCGCACCCCTGGGCGCATCATGCCgcaggagctcatcgagcAGCTCAGCACCATTGTCGGCGGCCGCGAGGAGAAGACCTACATCACCACGGGCGTGGGGCAGCATCAGATGTGGACGGCGCAGTATTTCCGGTGGAGGCATCCGAGGACCATGATTACGTCTGGCGGCCTGGGGACCATGGGATACGGCCTGCCCGCTGCCATCGGAGCCAAGCTAGCCCAACCAGAAGCGCTGGTGATCGATATCGATGGGGATGCCTCACTGAGCATGACTATCTCCGAATTGCTGACAGCTGCGAGGTTTAATATCGGCATCAAGGTTATCCTTCTGAACAACGAGGAACAGGGCATGGTCACGCAGCTCCAGAATATCTACTACGAAGATCGTTACGCCCACACGCATCATTCAAACCCCGACTTCATCAAGTTGGCCGAGTCCATGCATGTCCAGTGCCAATCTGTCTCCGACCCTCGCGACTTGAGCAAGAGCCTTGAATGGCTGGTAAACACGGAGGGACCGGCTCTGCTCGAGGTTAAAACAGAGAAAAAGGTCCCCGTGCTGCCCACAGTCCCCGCCGGCCGCGGTCTCCACGAGTTCATCGCCTATGACGAAGGTGAGTTGAGTTCCAGCACTGATCGCGACTGGGGTTACTTACTTGAGACAGCACGGGTGAGGAAGCGCAGGGAACTCATCCGAGAGCGGACCTGCGGCGTCCACGGCTGAACTGCATCTCACGTTGGCCTTTGTTATTGGTATCGCATAGGCGGAGAGCGGCGTTTTCAGTCATTGAGCATGGTTGGAGCACTGGGTTCCGAGAAGCGGTGGCACGGAGTGTATGTAGATTCAGCAGCAAGCTTTCACAAACAGGTGAGCTGGATGCTCAACTCAGCCAGGTTCCATCAAAAGTTTAACTCCAAAGCTGTGGTTGTCATGTCATTGTCGCAACCCTGAAGATGCGTGGTCCTATTCTAGCGACAAAAACATGGTGAAAGAGTCAATCATGTGTATCTTGACCACTAGCTAAAGTGCAGTTGGCTCTCCTGCCAGCACACGATGCTCCCGCATTGCCGAAGACATTTTCCTTCACATTTTGCTATCTCATGAACCCAATGCCAGTACAGCTAGCATTTCTAGAACAACTCGGTATACATAATTTATCGAACTTCTGCGCTTGGCTTAAACCATCTGGCAGTCCCCTAAGCAACATCTTACAAACTCTCGATTCCACCCTCGTGCTCATGGCAGTCATATTCATGTGGATACTTGAGCATGATCCTCTTAAGCTCCTCCCTCTgagccgccgcctcctctgTCAGCTCCTCGTACACGTCGGAGAAGATAGCCTGCAGcgccggcttcttctccttctccgcctCGGTCAGCTCACGGATGATGTCCTTCCGCAGCTGCGCACGtgtctgcttctccatctcctcgctCCAGACGCCCTTGCTCTCGAGCCAGAGTCGCAGTCGCGAGAGCGGGTTACGCGACGACTTCCAGATGTTGACCTCGTCGCGGCCCCGGTACGCCGAGCTATCATCGCTCGTGCTGTGGTGCGAGATGCGGTAGCTCATGAACTCGAGCAGGATCGGCCGGCCGCCGTCCTCGGTCGCGCGCCGCCGCGCCTCCTTAGTGGCCTCGTACACGGCGAAGATGTCGGTGCCGTCGACTCGGAGGGTCTCGATGCCGTAGCCGGCGCCTCGGCTCGCGATGCCGTCACCCTTGTACTGCTGCGCTGCAGGGGTCGAGATGGCGTACCCGTTGTTTCggcagatgaagatgacggggCACTGCTGCGTTGCGGCCATGTTCAAGGCGCCGTGGAAGTCGCCCTCGCTGGCAGCGCCCTCTCCAAAGTATGCGACGGCAACTTGAGGTTCCGCGCCGTCCTGCAGAGTGTTCATCTTCAGGGCGTAGGCTGCTCCGGCTGCGTGGGGGATTTGAGTGCCGAGGGTGGAGGCGACGGCGTGCTGGCGGCGGCCAAACAGTCAGCCTGGATAACACGGAGGTGGACAGGGAAGACAAGATGACTTACgatgttgaccttggccttaCCGCTGTAATGAACAGGCATGTTGCGGCCTTTGCCTGGATCATTCTTGTTGGCGGTCAGCTGGATCATAaagtccttgagctcgaaGCCTCGCTGAAGGAAAACGCCATGTTCTCGATATTGAGTCGTGATAACATCACCCGGAGATaaggccgccgccgacccGACCATAATGGCCTCTTCGCCATGGGAAACCTGTCTCTTGTTAGGTCGTGATGTTCACCCTCAGCAGCCACTCGCCGGTTCATACCATGTAGAAACTCAGTCGGCCGTGTCTTTGCGCGTCGAACATAATGCTATCCATGACATTGACTAAGTTGTGACCAGTCAGCATGGCTTCACTGTGGACATCTCCCGACAGTCCTACCCGTGAGCATGTTTCGGTACAGTTCCAGCATCTTGTCGGTGGTCAGCTCGGGCGACAACCGGCTCTCGTCTTCGACGGAGCCATCGGCATTCATGATAGAGAAGGTGGAAATCGGCGGAATAGTCGCGGGTTCGATCCAGGCCATTTCCCTCTCCAATGGGCTTTTCATGGCACCTGGGAAGCAAGACCTGTCGCAAGTTGCTTAGCATCAATTCTTTGACTAGGTAGGAGGATTGAAGTACGCTGTTGAGTAGCTCGCCTGTAAAGGCAGTATTTCGCATCTGGCCCATCTCGTTGGAATCGGCTGCTTCACTAAGGCTGCGAGGGCAGAcctctgctgctggcatCGCCATAGGGACCTCATGTCgaagggtgatgatgaatcAAGTCTAGGTGGACAAGAAATACGGCGAGGAAGCaccgaaaaaaaaaaaaaaaaaaaaaaaaaacaattACATTGGATAGGATATTGTCGTTTGGTCTGAATGATTGCTCCTTATCCTCTGGAATACGGCCATGTTCCAATACCGGCGGCTCAAGGCCCAAGGTTTCTGGTACCGCAGCGAGCCGAGACGCCCGGAAGAGGGTCGGTTAGTAATCGCGTGGAGCAGTGGAAGCGCCTCGCACCTTAGTCAATCTGAAGGGGCCCGTTCGGTCGGAGCTATTAGTAGTGAGACGGGTACTAATCCCACAGGCTCAAACAGCGGGAGATTTCCAACGTGAGTCGCATACTCAATGCACCGAGCTTGCGACCCATCCGCAGAAACAGTCAGTGGCTGGCTAGCATCGCTCTTCGTCGGATATC encodes:
- a CDS encoding FMN hydroxy acid dehydrogenase domain-containing protein, with the translated sequence MVSKDDQRLILCLDDIKAAAAKNLSTTAREFYDAGSTDQITVNENTTAYSKYRLRPRVLVDVSKADTTTTLFGQKIPFPLCVSPAGIQAMAHPDGELATSRACGKRGVHMGVSSFSNYSVEDVRAAGLAVGPLHHVMQLYTMQDRSAQLRIIRRAEKAGCTAIFLTADSPVLGVRYNELRNDFRTPEGLSLPMLERTSETIRAQTHDDGFTSFNSDSHSWAREIPWLRSVTKMQIWIKGVLTAEDVELAIQYGCDGVIVSNHGGRQLDQTPATIDVLPECVRAADGKIDVHIDGGIRNGTDIFKALALGAKCVWIGRPMIWGLAYNGEAGVTKTLDILYAEFKRCMQLCGCNSIADITPESLGVVSKDGPLAKL
- a CDS encoding BZIP domain-containing protein, which encodes MSDAPCADASTVSQKRLRNRLSQQAFRKRQSAYIKDLERRLEIRGNDETGQIAQLESDNRALREQLTSACAKLERIQITLRSLSSSMMSHVSHGAETGLPTPQASLPKSTLDTEDEGDTTATAEVTAQDQTSPTTSPETASCANETSRPESQEDAGVLFPSAPPDALQVDNLEVGDGMVDHHDALATGVLVPGGPESLSLEMSALLERVSGIRGLPGIWTHDYQMGPASFQARSPDAEKTSRALATTNSSFSDHMQMIRACLVKKWQKASKLQPKSATTDALRLSATVMLSLFHSLSRPAALTWYTATRFQENVADLLLWQMNRSRLVYSRLHASYRPSALQLFEQYPSVIDWCPFPTIRDKLILLHAANPYLDQIICDIATAYAVEVDANKLILGQVGRGYIRVWDLVCAFETEDTDGDDTGSGIMLNYLSGGDFTDGQLSFFLPAPSVECLFEPHYAREAFRALGLDDGVPRFKVDPSLFVQYPELYDPGADIIAMGTAIAPKVQTKIPRPTLPRQETMKIYQNVADWCVNGICNASLV
- a CDS encoding Acetolactate synthase; the encoded protein is MEEQFIGQTGGQVFYKMMEKHGVKHIFGLPTVPVLQALRETPNPSVDVIPPKHEQGAGHMAEGYARASGKPGVVFVNSGHGITNMITPIQDALSDGTPMVVFFERDWAMGMDDPDAIGIALACTKWAVMIKTIEELPRRINEAFEIATSGRPGPVLVDLHNCSRSIVKKAIPTRSSLPGISGAASRVAHQLTQNHLDATLQRVAQMINRAERPVIYAGQGVILSEGGPELLRDLAKRCSIPVTTTLQGLGAFDELDEKALHMLGMHGTAYANMAMQEADLIVALGARFDDRVTMNIAKFAPKAYAAEKKRRQGGIVHFEIVPKNINKVIQATEAVEGDAATNLARLLPQLEPRTMQSRAKWFGMINVWKKKWPLSDYERTPGRIMPQELIEQLSTIVGGREEKTYITTGVGQHQMWTAQYFRWRHPRTMITSGGLGTMGYGLPAAIGAKLAQPEALVIDIDGDASLSMTISELLTAARFNIGIKVILLNNEEQGMVTQLQNIYYEDRYAHTHHSNPDFIKLAESMHVQCQSVSDPRDLSKSLEWLVNTEGPALLEVKTEKKVPVLPTVPAGRGLHEFIAYDEARVRKRRELIRERTCGVHG
- a CDS encoding 2-oxoisovalerate dehydrogenase subunit alpha: MNADGSVEDESRLSPELTTDKMLELYRNMLTVNVMDSIMFDAQRHGRLSFYMVSHGEEAIMVGSAAALSPGDVITTQYREHGVFLQRGFELKDFMIQLTANKNDPGKGRNMPVHYSGKAKVNIHAVASTLGTQIPHAAGAAYALKMNTLQDGAEPQVAVAYFGEGAASEGDFHGALNMAATQQCPVIFICRNNGYAISTPAAQQYKGDGIASRGAGYGIETLRVDGTDIFAVYEATKEARRRATEDGGRPILLEFMSYRISHHSTSDDSSAYRGRDEVNIWKSSRNPLSRLRLWLESKGVWSEEMEKQTRAQLRKDIIRELTEAEKEKKPALQAIFSDVYEELTEEAAAQREELKRIMLKYPHEYDCHEHEGGIESL